A window of Candidatus Jettenia caeni contains these coding sequences:
- a CDS encoding protein kinase, whose amino-acid sequence MGFVKFYQGGYKLSIDERFQGITKWLLENICKKESHPFHTSRHSIVWKTYYPALGELFIKTFQSAGFLFKIKDLFRGSRAYRAWKAGEMLESKGFRAPEVVAIGEKRSFGLLQESFLVTLPVKGSSLMEVFPSLTSLKAKREMVYQLGREIGKLHKFSIIHGDLLPVNIFIVMAEGRCLVYLLDNERTKQVSIITAKHRIKNLVQLNRMVVPGITASDRIRFFDAYLEENQSLKPDRNRMLKRIGEITVKRVMKHRKIPLEKRNGITFRALMA is encoded by the coding sequence ATGGGTTTTGTTAAATTTTACCAGGGTGGATATAAGCTTTCTATTGACGAACGGTTTCAAGGTATTACAAAATGGCTTCTGGAAAATATTTGTAAAAAAGAGTCACATCCTTTTCATACATCCCGCCATTCCATAGTCTGGAAGACTTATTATCCTGCACTTGGTGAATTGTTTATAAAAACCTTCCAGTCTGCGGGCTTTTTATTTAAGATAAAAGACCTTTTTAGAGGATCCAGGGCCTATCGGGCATGGAAAGCAGGGGAAATGTTAGAGAGTAAAGGCTTCCGTGCTCCTGAGGTAGTAGCTATTGGAGAAAAAAGGAGTTTTGGGTTATTACAGGAATCTTTTTTGGTTACACTTCCAGTCAAAGGGTCTTCCCTCATGGAGGTGTTTCCATCACTTACCAGCCTTAAGGCAAAACGTGAAATGGTATATCAGTTAGGAAGGGAAATAGGAAAGTTACATAAGTTTAGCATTATCCATGGAGATCTCCTCCCGGTAAATATATTTATTGTAATGGCTGAAGGAAGATGTCTTGTCTATCTCCTCGATAACGAAAGAACAAAACAGGTCTCTATCATTACAGCAAAACATCGGATTAAAAATCTGGTGCAACTCAATAGAATGGTAGTCCCCGGGATAACTGCTTCTGACAGGATAAGATTTTTCGATGCTTATTTGGAAGAAAATCAGTCCCTTAAACCTGATAGAAATCGGATGCTGAAAAGAATAGGAGAAATTACGGTCAAAAGGGTTATGAAGCATAGAAAAATACCCTTAGAGAAGAGGAATGGGATAACTTTCAGAGCGCTTATGGCCTGA
- a CDS encoding GTP-binding protein, translating to MGQISLPKPANLIIGILTSIPELLFQIDKTLEVYFGPIDLRSDILPFTFTEYYNEEMGTGIQRQFYSFEKLIMPDEIAPIKVQTNTLEETIASSKKYPVQRPINIDPGYMNESRLILASTKDFSHRIYLRDGIYAEVTLNYRGGRHESFPWTFPDYKSADYQNFFLKAREVYVKKLKGKEHY from the coding sequence ATGGGACAAATCTCTTTACCAAAACCTGCAAATTTAATTATCGGTATACTAACAAGCATTCCTGAGCTTTTATTCCAAATAGATAAGACACTGGAAGTATATTTCGGTCCTATAGACCTTCGAAGTGATATCCTACCCTTTACCTTTACTGAGTATTATAACGAAGAAATGGGTACAGGTATCCAAAGGCAGTTCTACAGTTTCGAAAAGCTGATAATGCCAGACGAGATAGCGCCCATTAAAGTACAGACCAATACACTGGAGGAAACCATTGCTTCATCAAAGAAATATCCTGTACAGCGACCCATCAATATTGATCCCGGCTACATGAATGAAAGTAGGCTCATCCTTGCCTCTACGAAAGATTTTTCCCATCGTATTTATCTACGAGATGGAATATATGCCGAAGTAACCCTCAACTATCGTGGTGGAAGACATGAATCCTTTCCCTGGACATTTCCAGACTACAAGAGCGCTGATTATCAAAACTTTTTTCTCAAGGCAAGAGAAGTTTATGTGAAGAAGCTCAAGGGAAAAGAACACTATTAG
- a CDS encoding nucleoside diphosphate kinase: protein MEKTLIILKPDAVQRRLLGKIIARFEEKGFQILGMKMTQISESLARKHYAPHEGKDFFEPLIRYTTSAPVVVMALKGKNAIEIVRKMMGATFGSKAEPGTIRGDYAVSNRFNLIHGSDSPASAEKEIGIFFKKEELFEYNLTDIQWVYDMSTGDII from the coding sequence ATGGAAAAGACCTTAATTATATTAAAGCCAGATGCTGTTCAACGCCGTTTATTAGGAAAGATCATTGCTCGATTTGAAGAAAAGGGATTTCAAATACTTGGGATGAAAATGACGCAGATTTCAGAATCCTTAGCGAGAAAACACTATGCCCCGCATGAGGGTAAGGACTTTTTTGAACCATTGATTAGATACACAACCTCAGCGCCAGTAGTGGTTATGGCGCTTAAAGGCAAGAATGCCATAGAAATCGTCCGAAAGATGATGGGAGCCACCTTTGGCTCTAAGGCTGAACCCGGCACGATCCGTGGCGACTATGCTGTCAGTAACCGTTTCAACCTGATCCACGGCTCCGACTCTCCTGCTTCTGCCGAAAAAGAAATCGGTATCTTCTTTAAGAAAGAAGAACTCTTTGAGTACAACCTAACGGATATTCAATGGGTTTATGATATGTCGACAGGGGATATAATATAG
- a CDS encoding prolyl-tRNA synthase, whose translation MKWSQTLIPTLKESPSEAEIDSHKLMIRAGLIRRITAGAYAYLPLGILVLNKVINMVREEMNRAEAVEVFLPALQPLDLLQESGRLNIFGDDLITFEDRHGKVTALGPTHEEIITDIVRNEINSYRQLPVTLYQIQTKFRDETRPRFGVLRSKEFIMKDAYSFDVDYEGLNKSYKSMYDAYCRIFDRCGLEYIIVEADSGAMGGDVSHEFMVPSNVGEDILIRCLKCGYSANRERAEAAPIPSENNAIPQALKEISTPNKRTIQEVSDFLNVKPNRMVKTMIYISNGQPIAILLRGDHEANETKLAKVLGQETLALADHTTIEHITGAPVGFAGPVRLPVKIIADQAVSVLNNFVTGANRPDNHLLNVNPERDFTIDRVADIRYVAKGDRCPKCYHEIDISQGIEIGHVFKLGTKYSDALKAKFLDPNGKEKSMIMGCYGIGVNRIIASLIEISHDENGIIWPLSLAPYHVIIIPVNVNDVPSMQMANQLYDDLTKNAGLEVLLDDRDQRPGVKFKDADLIGIPIKIIIGKKFTETKELEIKLRKTGETFLTPPEEVRSRLKSLFEILSKP comes from the coding sequence ATGAAATGGTCCCAAACACTAATTCCTACCTTGAAGGAGAGCCCTTCAGAGGCTGAAATTGATAGTCATAAACTTATGATTCGGGCGGGTCTTATCAGAAGAATCACGGCAGGCGCTTATGCCTATTTGCCACTTGGAATACTGGTTTTGAATAAAGTTATCAATATGGTGAGAGAGGAAATGAACCGGGCAGAGGCTGTTGAGGTGTTTCTTCCTGCGCTCCAACCGCTTGACCTTCTGCAGGAGAGCGGACGTTTAAACATATTTGGTGATGATTTAATTACCTTTGAAGACCGGCACGGCAAGGTAACTGCATTAGGTCCTACTCATGAGGAAATTATTACGGATATCGTAAGGAATGAGATTAATTCCTATAGACAGCTTCCTGTTACCCTGTATCAAATTCAAACCAAGTTTCGTGATGAAACAAGGCCAAGGTTTGGTGTCCTGCGGAGTAAGGAGTTTATTATGAAGGATGCCTATAGCTTTGATGTGGATTATGAAGGACTCAATAAGAGCTATAAATCCATGTACGATGCATATTGCCGTATATTTGACCGGTGTGGTCTTGAGTATATCATTGTTGAAGCAGACTCTGGTGCTATGGGTGGTGATGTCTCCCATGAATTTATGGTTCCCAGTAACGTGGGTGAAGATATCCTGATCCGGTGCTTAAAATGTGGCTACAGTGCCAATCGCGAACGTGCTGAGGCCGCACCCATTCCTTCGGAGAACAATGCAATTCCTCAAGCATTGAAAGAAATTTCTACTCCTAATAAGCGAACAATTCAGGAGGTGAGTGACTTTTTGAATGTAAAGCCAAACCGGATGGTTAAAACGATGATTTACATTTCGAACGGGCAGCCTATTGCCATTCTCTTGCGGGGTGATCATGAGGCCAATGAGACAAAGCTTGCTAAGGTTCTGGGACAAGAGACTCTTGCACTTGCAGACCATACCACGATTGAACATATCACGGGTGCACCAGTAGGTTTTGCTGGTCCTGTAAGATTGCCGGTAAAAATCATTGCTGATCAGGCAGTGTCCGTTCTTAATAACTTTGTTACGGGCGCTAACAGGCCAGACAATCACTTGTTAAATGTGAATCCTGAAAGGGATTTTACGATTGATCGGGTTGCCGATATTCGGTATGTAGCCAAAGGAGATAGGTGTCCAAAATGTTACCATGAAATCGATATCTCGCAAGGTATTGAAATTGGACACGTCTTCAAGCTAGGTACGAAATATAGTGATGCACTTAAGGCCAAATTCCTTGACCCGAATGGTAAGGAAAAATCTATGATCATGGGGTGTTACGGGATTGGAGTTAACCGCATCATTGCATCCCTTATCGAGATATCACATGACGAAAATGGTATTATATGGCCATTGTCATTGGCTCCGTATCATGTCATTATCATACCTGTTAATGTTAATGATGTACCGAGTATGCAGATGGCGAATCAACTGTATGATGATCTTACCAAGAATGCAGGTCTTGAAGTGTTGTTGGATGACCGGGACCAAAGGCCAGGAGTGAAGTTTAAGGATGCAGATTTGATCGGTATCCCTATAAAAATTATTATTGGTAAGAAGTTTACAGAGACAAAAGAGCTTGAGATAAAATTAAGGAAAACCGGCGAAACATTCCTGACACCACCTGAAGAAGTTAGATCAAGATTAAAATCTCTATTTGAAATATTATCAAAACCTTAA
- a CDS encoding putative glycosyltransferase, with translation MKIALVYPKYTTHGGTERFVFTFARQLLDMGHEVHLIVGKIDKPIDGRIIVHKVPIIKPGRFLKVLSFLLFSQQVLKKHRFDIIQGFGRTIKQDVFRAGGGCHKEYRKNVLRKIKNPILRYFKLYLPYQLLLLSIEKKQFSKRNFKKIVAVSNQVKKELIANYRISENDIEVIYNGVDIDTFHPCNRKKYFSEVRKRFHIKLHEKVILFLGTGFERKGLSSLIQAFAIIQNDYPDTKLIVVGKDNTTQKYVHFSEKLNLSGSVIFTGPQSDVKTLYAAADIFVLPTLYEPFGNVCLEAMASGLPVITSRANGVSEIMEGMDYLLLNNPGDIEDMAGKIRFLLANNTEREKFSLAARRIAEYYTISRNAQQFIHLYQIILRCDV, from the coding sequence TTGAAAATTGCCCTGGTCTATCCGAAATATACCACACATGGAGGCACTGAACGATTTGTCTTTACCTTTGCCAGGCAACTTCTCGATATGGGACATGAGGTGCATCTTATCGTAGGAAAAATTGATAAGCCAATTGACGGAAGGATTATTGTACACAAGGTCCCTATCATCAAACCTGGCAGGTTTTTAAAGGTACTAAGTTTCCTGTTGTTCTCTCAACAAGTCCTTAAGAAGCACCGGTTTGATATTATTCAGGGTTTCGGAAGAACGATAAAACAGGATGTTTTTCGGGCAGGCGGCGGCTGCCACAAAGAATACAGGAAAAACGTTTTGCGGAAAATCAAGAACCCGATATTACGATACTTCAAATTGTATCTACCGTATCAGTTGCTCCTTCTCTCTATCGAAAAGAAGCAGTTTTCAAAAAGAAATTTCAAGAAGATAGTAGCCGTTTCAAACCAGGTTAAAAAAGAGCTTATCGCAAACTATAGAATATCAGAAAACGATATTGAGGTTATTTATAATGGCGTTGATATAGACACGTTTCATCCATGCAACAGGAAAAAATACTTCTCTGAAGTGAGAAAAAGGTTTCATATAAAATTGCATGAGAAGGTAATCCTTTTTCTTGGAACGGGGTTTGAGAGAAAAGGTTTATCCTCTCTTATACAGGCGTTTGCAATAATACAGAATGATTACCCGGATACAAAGCTTATTGTCGTTGGCAAAGATAATACGACTCAAAAGTATGTGCATTTTTCTGAAAAACTAAATCTGTCTGGCAGTGTTATTTTTACAGGTCCGCAATCGGATGTAAAAACATTGTATGCAGCAGCGGATATCTTTGTACTTCCGACCCTCTATGAGCCGTTCGGAAATGTGTGCCTTGAAGCAATGGCGAGCGGTCTTCCTGTAATAACAAGCAGGGCAAACGGAGTTTCTGAAATAATGGAAGGGATGGATTATTTGTTACTGAACAATCCAGGCGATATTGAAGACATGGCGGGGAAAATACGATTCCTTTTAGCAAATAACACCGAAAGAGAGAAATTTTCTCTTGCTGCCAGAAGAATAGCTGAATACTACACCATTTCCAGAAATGCTCAGCAATTTATACATTTATACCAGATTATTTTGAGATGTGATGTTTGA
- a CDS encoding glycosyltransferase: MPYRIEILLHKLKILHINTEKTWRGGEQQVLYLVKGLRDRGYESGVICQPNSPLAERAKVEKLWVDEVRMRGGVDPCAIFSVAKLLRRGYDILHLHTSNAHTLGLLASMLTKGHKTVVSRRVSFPIKHSLRRLKYMGVDKVIAVSEDIRESLIHYGIPPQLVVTIHSAIDLNRYKKRNCEPSEPVVGIIAHLAEHKGHRYFLEAAKEVSAIIPTARFLVIGDGEKREELERYAKNLDIAERVSFLGFQKDIPQAVSLCTITVLSSISGEGSPGVLKESMATGVPVITTDVGGSVEIVEDGITGLVVPPMNSKALALAMIKLLTDDKLRKNLARKGLRKVNEFSVDRMVEKTEAVYKSLLT; the protein is encoded by the coding sequence TTGCCCTACAGAATTGAAATTCTTTTACATAAATTGAAAATCCTCCACATAAATACTGAAAAGACCTGGCGCGGTGGAGAACAACAAGTTCTTTACCTGGTTAAGGGATTGAGAGACCGGGGATATGAATCAGGCGTCATATGCCAGCCTAATAGTCCTCTGGCGGAAAGAGCAAAGGTAGAGAAACTATGGGTTGATGAAGTAAGGATGAGAGGCGGTGTCGACCCTTGTGCCATCTTCTCTGTCGCTAAATTATTGAGAAGAGGCTATGATATTTTACACCTCCATACATCCAATGCCCATACCCTGGGACTTCTGGCGTCCATGCTAACGAAAGGCCATAAAACAGTAGTCTCAAGGAGGGTCAGTTTTCCTATCAAACATTCTTTGAGAAGGCTTAAATACATGGGTGTTGATAAGGTAATTGCCGTATCTGAAGATATAAGAGAGAGTCTCATACATTACGGCATCCCTCCTCAATTAGTAGTAACAATACACAGCGCCATAGACCTTAATCGTTACAAGAAAAGAAATTGTGAGCCATCAGAACCCGTAGTAGGAATTATTGCCCATCTTGCCGAACATAAAGGACATAGATACTTTTTGGAAGCGGCAAAAGAAGTCTCAGCCATTATTCCTACTGCACGTTTTTTGGTGATCGGTGATGGAGAGAAAAGAGAAGAGTTAGAGCGATATGCAAAGAATTTGGATATTGCTGAGAGGGTATCATTTCTTGGTTTTCAAAAGGATATTCCTCAGGCAGTTTCCCTGTGCACAATTACTGTCTTATCTTCCATCAGTGGTGAAGGCTCGCCAGGTGTGCTTAAGGAATCAATGGCTACAGGCGTGCCGGTTATTACAACGGATGTTGGAGGAAGTGTGGAGATTGTGGAAGATGGTATTACCGGTCTCGTAGTTCCTCCTATGAACTCAAAAGCTCTGGCATTGGCCATGATAAAGCTCTTAACCGATGATAAATTAAGGAAGAACCTGGCGCGTAAAGGTCTCAGGAAAGTAAATGAATTCTCCGTAGATAGAATGGTTGAAAAGACCGAAGCCGTGTATAAAAGCCTTTTAACATAA
- a CDS encoding peptidase, whose translation MKLTSGKPGIKIGLIDGPVVMSHPDLETKNIRTVSGKIPGECTQKGSDACLHGTFVAGILCGKRGSVAPAICPNCTLMVRPIFTELTSVSERMPSTTPQELAGAIIECIEAGSHVLNLSVALAQPSSRGERELEEALDYAVKRGVIVVAASGNQGTLGSSAITRHPWVIPVVASDLQGRPISESNLGSSIGRKGLCAPGVDVTSLGTEEKPLTLGGTSVATPFVTGAIALLRSEFPAATAADVKFAITQAGMRRRNTIVPPLLDAWMAYQIMTNNLERR comes from the coding sequence ATGAAGCTCACCAGCGGTAAACCTGGAATTAAAATCGGATTAATAGATGGACCGGTTGTTATGAGCCATCCCGACCTTGAGACCAAAAATATCCGTACTGTTTCCGGGAAAATCCCAGGTGAATGTACTCAAAAGGGTAGCGATGCTTGTCTGCATGGAACCTTTGTTGCGGGTATTTTATGCGGGAAAAGAGGTTCTGTTGCTCCAGCGATCTGCCCTAACTGCACTTTAATGGTGCGTCCCATTTTTACCGAATTAACCTCCGTTAGTGAACGTATGCCAAGCACTACACCTCAAGAACTAGCTGGAGCTATTATCGAGTGCATTGAGGCAGGTTCCCACGTTTTGAACTTAAGCGTTGCGCTTGCACAACCGTCATCCAGAGGTGAACGTGAATTAGAGGAAGCGTTAGATTATGCAGTGAAACGCGGTGTTATCGTTGTCGCAGCTTCAGGTAACCAGGGAACCCTTGGAAGCTCCGCCATTACTCGACATCCCTGGGTTATTCCAGTAGTTGCGAGTGATCTTCAGGGAAGACCGATTAGTGAATCGAATCTGGGAAGCTCTATCGGCCGGAAGGGTCTATGTGCTCCCGGTGTTGATGTTACCAGCCTTGGAACTGAGGAGAAACCTCTTACATTGGGAGGAACAAGCGTAGCAACACCTTTTGTGACAGGTGCGATTGCACTCTTGAGGTCGGAATTTCCTGCCGCTACTGCTGCTGATGTAAAGTTTGCTATAACCCAAGCAGGTATGCGCAGAAGAAATACAATCGTACCTCCTTTGCTTGATGCATGGATGGCATATCAAATCATGACAAATAATTTAGAAAGGAGGTAA
- a CDS encoding putative glycosyltransferase, producing the protein MRVAVIGYGAENTASTVFRYRACQKMWAEDGHLLDIYYIKKVTKDFWSRIKSYDAIINQKALLRPSFGRKLFAIGIPVFFDFDDALWTRPKKPYSWFTQLKVNGRIRYWFKHVDGIITANRVLADFANTFTDRVYVVPMALDLSIWKPVPKLPKKEIIIGWAGSPGNLWHLEKLQSVLEEVLTIYQQTRLAVFSGKKPDFTIPFDYYKYEPGKEAGFIQSLDIGLLPLEYEPYSMGKSPLKALQYLSCGVPVVGNIKGAASEFLTNKNSISVNSITEWKAALGRLIENQAEIDQLGNAGVEYIRKYHNLYDISKELQNIIGKKLSSV; encoded by the coding sequence ATGCGAGTTGCGGTAATAGGATATGGCGCTGAAAATACGGCAAGCACGGTTTTCCGATACCGCGCTTGTCAGAAGATGTGGGCTGAAGATGGCCATCTGCTCGATATTTATTATATCAAAAAAGTTACTAAAGATTTCTGGTCACGAATAAAATCTTACGATGCTATCATAAATCAAAAAGCGCTTTTAAGGCCGTCATTTGGACGAAAACTATTCGCCATCGGTATACCCGTGTTCTTCGATTTTGATGACGCTCTATGGACTCGGCCGAAAAAACCTTATTCGTGGTTTACCCAACTCAAAGTAAATGGTAGAATCAGATATTGGTTTAAGCACGTTGATGGAATAATCACAGCCAATCGAGTTCTGGCGGATTTTGCCAATACATTTACCGACCGTGTTTATGTTGTGCCGATGGCCCTCGATTTAAGTATTTGGAAGCCAGTCCCAAAATTACCGAAAAAGGAGATTATTATAGGTTGGGCAGGCTCTCCCGGAAATCTCTGGCATCTGGAAAAACTTCAAAGCGTTCTTGAAGAAGTCCTTACAATATATCAACAGACACGCCTAGCTGTTTTTTCAGGAAAAAAGCCTGATTTCACTATCCCGTTCGACTACTATAAATACGAACCCGGTAAGGAGGCAGGATTTATTCAATCACTCGACATTGGATTGCTCCCCCTTGAATACGAACCATATTCCATGGGCAAATCACCACTTAAGGCCTTACAGTATCTCAGTTGTGGAGTTCCTGTTGTAGGTAACATTAAAGGAGCTGCGAGCGAATTCTTAACCAACAAGAACAGTATTTCGGTAAACTCAATAACTGAATGGAAAGCGGCTTTGGGCCGATTGATTGAAAATCAGGCAGAAATTGACCAGTTAGGAAATGCAGGTGTTGAATATATCCGGAAGTATCATAATTTATACGATATATCGAAAGAGCTTCAAAATATTATTGGTAAAAAATTAAGCAGCGTTTAA
- a CDS encoding putative peptidase, producing the protein MNIDWRNRFGWNWISSVRDQVGSVNCWAFAMTALYEAMVRIEHCVWCRRSEGDLARGAGKQSWDIGNPGEAAFFAENFGIADPDCFPWSVPASLYVSKPHGSDMKPLPLSPTPDRIGRIVKLSERHVAITDVTEKKNWIDRKGPMATMPRGHAILVVGFNDDDPDPKKKYWIFKNSYGTGWGQNGFGQMAWDQLASAEFWGIHNTNPDPWTKRRLRNGVLVESGNGRWHNNFELFIKQGMTLEHWWRDHGTANFPWNKVGIVRSSDRWRDTFHDDALDCPAVIQSTFNRNYEVIYRSSSGRLRHVYYDQNAGWWFDATNDQTFGPSNPVGIPGFIQSTRGAPGDFEVVVLKLNGELEHWTKHNSAPWTQRPGTWYSREQFGAEIRFAGPALVQSHAGIASELEADKGDLHYVCTGGDGFMHHFIRLTGGRWKPFLKFGSNITSAPCMIEGQFDAKDELAPGNFELCVAANGQIEHWWHRQLPGQTWNRSAVFGADVRRVVGLLEGSFGFNLELIAERNDGRYQHYWRDSNGWHAGAIIV; encoded by the coding sequence ATGAATATTGATTGGCGCAACCGATTTGGCTGGAACTGGATCAGCTCTGTCCGCGACCAAGTGGGCTCTGTTAATTGCTGGGCATTTGCAATGACTGCACTGTACGAGGCCATGGTGCGGATCGAGCATTGTGTTTGGTGTCGTCGGTCCGAAGGAGATTTAGCCCGTGGAGCTGGAAAGCAATCATGGGACATCGGAAATCCGGGAGAGGCTGCCTTTTTTGCGGAGAATTTCGGTATTGCCGATCCGGACTGTTTTCCATGGAGTGTGCCCGCCTCATTATACGTCTCAAAACCTCATGGCTCCGATATGAAACCCTTACCTTTATCTCCAACGCCTGACCGTATAGGACGTATTGTCAAGCTCAGCGAGCGGCATGTAGCGATTACAGACGTCACAGAAAAGAAGAACTGGATTGACAGGAAAGGACCGATGGCGACAATGCCCAGAGGACATGCTATATTAGTCGTAGGTTTTAACGATGACGATCCTGACCCTAAGAAAAAGTACTGGATTTTTAAAAACTCATACGGAACCGGCTGGGGGCAAAACGGTTTTGGCCAAATGGCATGGGATCAACTTGCTTCGGCGGAATTCTGGGGCATACATAATACTAATCCAGACCCTTGGACAAAAAGGCGCTTGCGCAACGGGGTGCTGGTTGAGAGTGGAAACGGACGCTGGCACAACAATTTTGAACTCTTTATCAAGCAAGGAATGACGTTGGAACACTGGTGGCGCGACCATGGAACTGCAAATTTCCCCTGGAATAAGGTCGGAATCGTTCGTTCATCTGATCGGTGGCGAGACACTTTTCATGATGATGCACTTGATTGCCCGGCGGTCATACAAAGCACGTTTAATCGCAATTATGAGGTGATTTATAGATCAAGTTCTGGTCGACTTCGTCATGTTTACTATGATCAGAATGCCGGATGGTGGTTTGATGCCACAAATGACCAAACTTTTGGCCCGAGCAACCCTGTCGGCATACCGGGATTCATTCAAAGCACACGGGGAGCGCCGGGAGATTTTGAGGTAGTCGTTCTCAAACTCAATGGCGAACTTGAACATTGGACGAAGCATAACAGTGCGCCTTGGACCCAGCGTCCTGGAACATGGTATTCCCGGGAGCAATTTGGCGCGGAGATTCGATTCGCCGGTCCTGCACTTGTTCAAAGCCACGCTGGGATAGCTAGTGAACTGGAAGCAGATAAAGGCGACTTGCATTATGTATGCACTGGCGGAGATGGTTTTATGCATCATTTCATTCGCCTCACTGGTGGCAGATGGAAACCTTTCTTAAAATTCGGTTCAAATATAACAAGCGCACCGTGCATGATCGAGGGACAATTTGATGCTAAGGACGAACTGGCTCCTGGGAACTTTGAGCTATGCGTTGCTGCGAATGGGCAAATCGAGCACTGGTGGCATAGACAGCTACCTGGTCAAACTTGGAATCGAAGTGCGGTTTTTGGCGCCGATGTACGGCGCGTGGTAGGACTTTTGGAGGGGAGTTTCGGTTTCAATTTAGAATTGATCGCAGAGAGGAATGACGGCCGATATCAGCACTATTGGCGTGATAGCAATGGTTGGCATGCAGGTGCAATAATAGTTTAA
- a CDS encoding glycosyltransferase: protein MEKLSVTIITLNEERNIRDALESLTWADEIIIVDSGSSDKTISICKEYTEKIFYNPWPGINTQKTFAKKLATYDWILNIDADEKVSPELAAEIQSILGQGGHYDGYFIPRKVYYLGRWIEHSGWYPDYKLRFFRTEKGKWNGVDPHDEVMVDGKIGYLKGNIYHFTYENIEDHVKTMNNLTSVAAKEYKKRGKRDGLLSLMVRPPLTFLKKYILKQGFRDGLPGFIIAISSAYYVFLKYAKLWELINIIDYQGAKKGTEKR, encoded by the coding sequence ATGGAAAAACTCTCCGTCACCATCATAACACTTAACGAGGAAAGAAATATCCGTGATGCCTTAGAAAGCCTTACATGGGCTGACGAGATAATCATTGTAGATTCTGGGAGCAGTGACAAAACAATCAGCATTTGTAAGGAGTACACGGAAAAGATATTTTATAACCCGTGGCCAGGCATAAATACCCAAAAGACCTTTGCTAAAAAGCTTGCTACGTATGACTGGATTCTCAATATCGATGCTGATGAGAAGGTTTCTCCAGAACTGGCAGCAGAGATTCAAAGCATCTTAGGGCAAGGAGGTCATTATGATGGTTACTTTATACCTCGTAAGGTCTATTATTTAGGCCGATGGATAGAGCACAGCGGTTGGTATCCTGATTACAAACTCAGGTTCTTTAGGACGGAAAAAGGAAAATGGAACGGGGTTGACCCCCACGATGAAGTTATGGTTGATGGGAAGATTGGCTATCTGAAGGGCAATATATATCACTTTACCTATGAAAATATTGAAGACCATGTGAAGACCATGAATAACCTTACCAGTGTGGCGGCTAAAGAATACAAAAAAAGAGGTAAAAGAGATGGCCTCCTGAGCCTCATGGTAAGGCCTCCGTTAACATTTCTTAAAAAATATATCCTGAAACAAGGCTTTAGGGATGGGCTTCCAGGTTTTATCATAGCTATATCTTCGGCTTATTATGTATTTTTAAAATACGCAAAACTCTGGGAGTTAATCAATATAATCGACTATCAGGGCGCAAAGAAAGGTACAGAGAAAAGATAA